Proteins from a genomic interval of Cyanobium sp. AMD-g:
- a CDS encoding fatty acid desaturase, with product MAVTPLSRPGIQPGAPSGNRRDAGTNARHTRRPATINLGPDALVRARALHEPRRGEPRGVSPKGTRWGTIGFMVLIHILAVVALLPRFWSLEAACALLVMYWVTACLGVTIGYHRLLSHRSFRVPQWLERVFATCGALSCQHGPIDWVGLHRHHHKFSDTEADHHDSNKGFWWSHMAWMFEEIPAMAAVPRLTGDLATDPYYRWLNKGFLLLQVPLGLLLFWIGTVTGAGGWALVLWGIPLRLVIVYQCTWLVNSATHMWGESVHDSGDKSKNNPWVAALTFGEGWHNNHHAYPHSARHGFGPRQFDLTWQHIRLMRALGLATRVRLPRAAAPTRSMA from the coding sequence ATGGCCGTCACCCCCCTCTCCCGCCCCGGCATCCAGCCAGGCGCCCCATCCGGCAACCGCCGCGATGCCGGCACCAACGCCCGGCACACCCGCCGCCCCGCCACCATCAATCTGGGGCCCGACGCCCTCGTCAGGGCCAGGGCCCTGCATGAGCCGCGCCGCGGCGAACCCCGGGGCGTCTCCCCCAAGGGCACCCGCTGGGGCACGATCGGCTTCATGGTCCTGATCCACATCCTGGCGGTGGTGGCCCTGCTGCCCCGCTTCTGGAGCCTGGAGGCCGCCTGTGCCCTGCTGGTGATGTACTGGGTCACCGCCTGCCTGGGCGTCACGATCGGCTACCACCGCCTGCTCAGCCACCGCTCCTTCCGCGTTCCCCAGTGGCTGGAGCGCGTCTTCGCCACCTGCGGCGCCCTCAGCTGCCAGCACGGCCCGATCGACTGGGTCGGCCTGCACCGCCACCACCACAAGTTTTCCGATACGGAAGCGGATCACCACGACAGCAACAAAGGCTTCTGGTGGTCCCACATGGCCTGGATGTTCGAGGAGATTCCCGCCATGGCCGCCGTTCCCCGCCTCACCGGCGACCTGGCGACCGACCCCTACTACCGCTGGCTGAACAAGGGCTTCCTGCTGCTCCAGGTGCCCCTGGGCCTGCTGCTGTTCTGGATCGGCACCGTCACCGGTGCCGGCGGCTGGGCCCTGGTGCTGTGGGGCATCCCCCTGCGCCTGGTGATCGTCTACCAGTGCACCTGGCTGGTGAATTCCGCCACCCACATGTGGGGGGAGTCCGTCCACGACAGCGGCGACAAGTCGAAGAACAACCCCTGGGTGGCGGCGCTGACCTTCGGTGAGGGCTGGCACAACAACCACCACGCCTACCCCCATTCGGCCCGCCACGGCTTCGGCCCCCGCCAGTTCGACCTCACCTGGCAGCACATCCGGCTGATGCGGGCCCTGGGCCTGGCCACCCGTGTCCGTCTGCCGAGGGCTGCGGCTCCCACCCGCTCCATGGCGTAG
- the rplI gene encoding 50S ribosomal protein L9, producing the protein MVKKRVQVVLSEDILSLGKNGDLVDVAPGYARNYLLPTGKALAVTAAVLRQVEHRRAKEAERQAALKAEAVAFRTALDTIGRFTVKKQTGGDDVLFGTVTNGDVAEAIEAATKKEVDRRVITVPEIHRTGSYKVQIKLHPEVVADVNLEVVSY; encoded by the coding sequence ATGGTCAAGAAGCGTGTGCAGGTGGTCCTGAGCGAGGACATCCTTTCCCTGGGCAAGAACGGGGATCTGGTGGATGTGGCTCCTGGCTACGCCCGTAACTACCTCCTTCCCACCGGCAAGGCCCTGGCCGTCACCGCCGCGGTGCTGCGTCAGGTGGAGCACCGGCGGGCCAAGGAGGCCGAGCGCCAGGCGGCCCTCAAAGCCGAGGCCGTGGCCTTCCGCACCGCCCTTGACACCATCGGCCGCTTCACCGTCAAAAAGCAGACCGGCGGCGATGACGTCCTGTTCGGCACCGTCACCAACGGCGACGTGGCTGAAGCCATCGAAGCGGCCACCAAGAAGGAAGTCGATCGCCGCGTCATCACCGTTCCCGAGATTCACCGCACCGGCTCCTACAAGGTGCAGATCAAGCTGCATCCCGAGGTCGTCGCCGACGTCAACCTGGAAGTGGTCAGCTACTGA
- a CDS encoding fatty acid desaturase — protein sequence MEGPRPPLPATQRTFKSGTTGFMLAIHVGAVFALLPRFWSLQGVIVLAVLYWATVLGVTLGLHRLVAHRGFEAPRWVERLLVLMGTLACQSGPIEWVGLHRHHHLFSDQPNDHHDAARGLWWAHSEWMLHKIPALTEIHRFTGDMEKDPFYRWLDRWFLLLQLPLGAALYWYGNWANVPGGGLGLVLWGIPLRLVLVYHVTWLVNSATHAFGYRNFDCPDRSRNCWWVALLTFGEGWHNNHHAYPHSARHGLRWFEFDITWQHIRALRALGLARRVRIAPVFGHRGDAPASA from the coding sequence ATGGAAGGGCCGAGGCCGCCCCTGCCAGCGACCCAGCGCACATTCAAGAGCGGCACCACCGGCTTCATGCTGGCCATCCATGTAGGGGCCGTCTTCGCCCTGCTGCCGCGCTTCTGGAGCCTGCAGGGGGTGATCGTGCTGGCAGTTTTGTACTGGGCCACGGTGCTGGGGGTGACCCTGGGGTTGCACCGTCTGGTGGCGCACCGGGGCTTTGAAGCCCCCCGCTGGGTGGAGCGGCTGCTGGTGCTGATGGGCACCCTGGCCTGCCAGAGCGGTCCGATCGAATGGGTGGGCCTGCACCGCCACCACCACCTCTTCTCCGACCAGCCCAACGATCACCACGACGCTGCCCGGGGTCTCTGGTGGGCCCACAGCGAGTGGATGCTCCACAAGATCCCTGCCCTCACCGAGATCCATCGCTTCACCGGCGACATGGAGAAGGATCCCTTCTACCGCTGGCTGGATCGCTGGTTTCTGCTGCTGCAACTGCCCCTGGGCGCCGCCCTCTACTGGTACGGCAACTGGGCGAACGTTCCTGGAGGCGGCCTGGGGCTGGTCCTCTGGGGCATCCCCCTGCGCCTGGTGCTGGTGTATCACGTCACCTGGCTGGTGAACTCCGCCACCCACGCCTTCGGCTACCGCAACTTCGACTGCCCCGACCGCTCCCGCAACTGCTGGTGGGTGGCCCTGCTGACCTTCGGTGAGGGCTGGCACAACAACCACCACGCCTACCCCCACTCGGCTCGCCACGGGCTGCGCTGGTTCGAGTTCGACATCACCTGGCAGCACATCCGCGCCCTGCGGGCCCTGGGTCTGGCCAGACGCGTCCGCATCGCCCCTGTGTTCGGCCACCGCGGCGACGCTCCCGCCAGCGCCTGA